Within Streptomyces antibioticus, the genomic segment CTTTCCACACCTCCGGGCCCCATGAGCACGGGGGTGCCTCCGTGAACGCGAAGGGAATCGGAGCCCTTCACCGCGGGGCGGATGACGCCGGATGGCGCCCATCCGCCGAAGGCAGTCTCTTCCGGTTCGTAGATGGCCCGTGTCCAGGAACCGAGGACGCCGGCACCGACCAGCTCGTCCAAGGCGGTGTCGAGGGCCTTCTCGGAGTCCGGGTGTTCGGGGCGGAAACGGAGTCGCCACCAGGGGAATTTCCGCAGGAACGGCCATGGGGCCAGTTCCGACTCCTGGGAGGTCAGGACCGGGAGCCGCCATGTTCCCTCTTACGGCGTTCCGGTGTGGATGGGAGGAGTGGGCCAGTCGGCCTATGACGGCGCGTGGTTCGAGTTCCGGCCGAGGGCCTTCGCTCCTGACCACCGTCCAGACCGTCCGCGTGACAGTGATCACGGACGTCCTTCGGGAGCGCTGCGTAGGCTTGGGCTGTCGCCGCGGTGGGGTCCGCGAGCGTGGGCGAAGCCCTCCGCGATCACCTGGCGAGGCGTCAGGGAAGTCGGCAAGTGGTCAGCATGAGTCCAGGAAAACCTGGGGAAGGCTGTCCGGACGTGCGACGCGTTGTAAGGTGTCGAAACAGCCCTTGACCTGCATATACGCAGGCAGGGAGCCTACTTTTGGGAGTGTCCCGATGTTGCGCACCATGTTCAAGTCCAAGATCCACCGTGCCACCGTCACCCAGGCCGACCTGCACTACGTGGGATCCGTGACCATCGACGCCGATCTTCTCGACGCCGCCGATCTCCTTCCGGGAGAGCTGGTGCACATCGTCGACATCACCAACGGCGCGCGGCTGGAGACGTACGTCATCGAGGGGGAGCGCGGGTCCGGGGTGGTCGGGATCAACGGTGCCGCCGCGCACCTCGTGCACCCCGGTGATCTGGTGATCATCATCAGTTACGCTCAGGTGGCCGACGCCGAGGCGCGGGCGCTGGTGCCGCGGGTCGTGCACGTGGACCGCGACAACCGCATCGTGACGCTGGGCGCCGATCCCTCGGAGCCGGTACCGGGCTCCGACCAGCAGCGCAGCCCGCAGGCAGTGACCGCCTGACGGGGACACCGTACGCATCGCACCGGGAGCATCCATGAGCGACCCCATGAGCGACCCCAAGAGCGGCACCGTGAGCGGCATCGAGATCCGGGACGACCGGGCGGCGGGGCGCCTCGAAGCCGTCGGGGACGGCGGTGAGGTCGTGGGCCGCATCGAGTACTTCGTCCTGGAGGCGCCCCGGCCGGCGCTGGTCCCGGTGCACACGATCGTCGAGCCCGCCCATGAGGGGAAGGGCATCGCCGGGTCCCTCGCGCGCGAGTTGTACGGCATCTCCGCGCGTGAGGGCGTCCCCGTTGCCCCGCTCTGCCCGTACGTCGTCAAGTGGGCCGCCCGGCATCCGGAGGAGGCACCGGCCGCCGATCCTGAGCTGCTCGGCGCGGCCAAGGACTGGCTGCGCGCGCATCCGGGGCGGTTCTGAACGGCGATGCTTGCGCTGTTGCACACCTCGCCTGTCCACGTTCCGGTCTTCGATGCCCTGCGCGATGACACCCATCCGGGGTTGGAGCTGCGGCACCACGTCGATGAGGAGCTGCTGTCGCGGGCCCGTGAGCATGGGCCGGACGCGGTTGCCGACGACATCCGTGGCGTTCTTGCGCGGGTGGCTGCGGGGGGTGCGCGTGCCGTGCTCTGTACCTGTTCGACGATCGGGGCGGTGGCGGAGGCCGCGGGATCTGTGGTCGGGGTGCCTGTCCTGCGGGTCGATCGGCCGATGGCCGCGGCGGCGGTGGCTGCGGGGGCGCGGATCGTTGTCCTGGCGACTGTGGAGAGCACGATCGCGCCTACGACCGAGCTGATCGAGGAGGAGGCGGGGCGGGCGGGGCGGTGCGTCACGGTTCGTGCGGTGCTTGTCCCTGGTGCGTTCGAGCGTTTCGCTGTGGGGGACGGTGAGGGGTATGTGCGGCTGGTCGCGGGTGCTGCGGATGCGGTGAGCGGGGTGGATGCCGACGTGATTGTCCTTGCGCAGGCGTCGATGGCGCCGGCGCGGGAGCTGACGATCACGTCCGTTCCTGTGCTGGCCAGTCCTGGGCTGGGGCTTGCGGCGGCTGCTTGGGCGGCGTCCCAGGGGTGAGGTTGCGTGGCTGCGGGACGGTGGGGGTGTTCGCGCAGTTCCCCGCGCCCCTAGGGGATGACGGTGGGCGTAGCGTGAGGGGGTCCCGTGGCAGCTGACCCCGGCGTCTGCGACTGCGGGCCCGGTGGGGGCCGGGCGCGCAGTTCCCCGCGCCCCTGGGGCGTGACTGTGGGGGTCGGCTGAAGGGTTCGGTTGCTGTTAGCCCGGTGTTTGCGGGTGCGGGCCGGTGGGTTGTTTGCGCAGTTCCCCGCGCCCCTAGGGGGTGAGCGTGGGCGTTGGCTGAGGGGTGCCGGGCGCGCAGTTCCGCGCGCCCCTAGGGGGGTGACGGTTGGCGTTAGGTGAGGGGTGGGCCCGGTTCTGGG encodes:
- the panD gene encoding aspartate 1-decarboxylase; its protein translation is MLRTMFKSKIHRATVTQADLHYVGSVTIDADLLDAADLLPGELVHIVDITNGARLETYVIEGERGSGVVGINGAAAHLVHPGDLVIIISYAQVADAEARALVPRVVHVDRDNRIVTLGADPSEPVPGSDQQRSPQAVTA
- a CDS encoding GNAT family N-acetyltransferase, giving the protein MSGIEIRDDRAAGRLEAVGDGGEVVGRIEYFVLEAPRPALVPVHTIVEPAHEGKGIAGSLARELYGISAREGVPVAPLCPYVVKWAARHPEEAPAADPELLGAAKDWLRAHPGRF
- a CDS encoding aspartate/glutamate racemase family protein; this translates as MLALLHTSPVHVPVFDALRDDTHPGLELRHHVDEELLSRAREHGPDAVADDIRGVLARVAAGGARAVLCTCSTIGAVAEAAGSVVGVPVLRVDRPMAAAAVAAGARIVVLATVESTIAPTTELIEEEAGRAGRCVTVRAVLVPGAFERFAVGDGEGYVRLVAGAADAVSGVDADVIVLAQASMAPARELTITSVPVLASPGLGLAAAAWAASQG